A window of Acipenser ruthenus chromosome 32, fAciRut3.2 maternal haplotype, whole genome shotgun sequence genomic DNA:
TTAGAAATGGCAGAAATTGCTCCAGCACCAGCCGCTCCTGCTCCGGCTAAAGCTCTCAAGAAAAAGACCGCGGCAAAGCCCAAGAAATCGGGTCCCAGTGTGTCGGAGCTCATCGTCAAGGCTGTGTCTGCCTCCAAGGAGCGCAGCGGGCTGTCTGTGGCGGCGCTCAAGAAGATCCTGCAGGCCGGCGGCTACGATGTGGAGAAGAACAACTCCCTCGTCAATAGAGCCCTCAAGAGCCTGGTGACCAAGGAGACCCTGCTACAGACCAAGGGCACCGGCGCCTCGGGCTCCTTCAAGCTCAACAAAAAAGCAGCTGAAGCCAAGGAGAAGGCGGCCAAGAAGAAGGCAGCTCCAAAGAAACCAGCGGCAAAGAAAGCGGTTGTCAAG
This region includes:
- the LOC131703257 gene encoding histone H1-like → MAEIAPAPAAPAPAKALKKKTAAKPKKSGPSVSELIVKAVSASKERSGLSVAALKKILQAGGYDVEKNNSLVNRALKSLVTKETLLQTKGTGASGSFKLNKKAAEAKEKAAKKKAAPKKPAAKKAVVKKTTKKVSAKKAATPKKTPTKAKKPKAVKKAPKSPKKAAAKPKKVVKKSPKKAKAAPKPKKVTKAAKPAAKKAAPKKK